A genomic window from Cloacibacillus evryensis DSM 19522 includes:
- a CDS encoding ISNCY family transposase, with protein sequence MTKKEVRRVEVLSIALSGGLTNKDASELLGVCVRQFIRIKKKFLQEGAQGLVHGNRGRNPVHAITDEVRGEVVSLFKERYYDFNISHFTEHLNERECISISRSSVSRILKLEGIRSKRSVNKKPKAHRPRQRKESSGMLWQTDASSHKWFGKDGDSATLHAFMDDAAGIVTGAFFIESECFVGYAEAIKMGIRDYGLPLYIYSDRHTIFKSPKELTLEDELKGVSIHLSNFGHALNDLGIKQIFANTPQAKGRIERLWNTFQDRLAAELRLNGIRNIEEANSFLPLFLDDYNARFSVEPKVENSVYLKFDKRIDLDLVFVLRCERKIGGGNTISYNSRIYIPVDGSIYMTPGSTVEVRQTVKGEIYIMRNDRAILMKQVEMPKKATHSDSKKKAGVVSPHKPASDHPWRGRSTNVATKDDTIIQRNSDIFFDHLG encoded by the coding sequence ATGACGAAGAAGGAAGTAAGGCGCGTTGAGGTGTTGAGTATCGCATTATCAGGAGGATTGACTAACAAAGATGCGTCGGAGCTGCTCGGTGTTTGCGTCAGGCAGTTTATCAGAATCAAGAAGAAGTTTTTACAGGAAGGAGCACAAGGGTTGGTTCACGGTAATCGTGGTAGGAATCCCGTCCATGCGATTACCGATGAGGTCAGAGGGGAGGTAGTGAGTCTTTTTAAGGAAAGGTATTATGACTTTAATATCTCTCATTTTACCGAACATCTTAATGAAAGGGAATGTATCAGTATCAGCCGGTCGTCGGTGTCTCGTATTCTGAAGTTGGAGGGAATAAGGAGTAAGAGGTCGGTAAATAAAAAGCCCAAAGCACATCGTCCGAGGCAAAGGAAGGAATCATCCGGCATGTTATGGCAGACAGACGCGAGCAGCCATAAGTGGTTTGGCAAAGATGGAGATAGTGCAACCCTGCATGCTTTTATGGACGATGCCGCAGGTATTGTTACCGGTGCATTCTTCATAGAGAGTGAATGTTTTGTCGGATATGCGGAGGCTATAAAGATGGGTATAAGGGATTATGGACTGCCCCTTTATATTTACAGCGACAGGCACACGATATTCAAGTCTCCTAAGGAGCTGACCCTCGAAGACGAATTGAAAGGCGTATCAATTCACCTGTCGAATTTTGGCCATGCACTGAATGATTTAGGCATAAAGCAGATATTTGCCAATACGCCCCAGGCTAAAGGACGTATAGAACGGCTGTGGAATACTTTTCAGGACAGGCTTGCGGCGGAACTCAGGCTCAATGGAATCAGGAATATTGAAGAGGCTAATAGCTTCCTCCCACTCTTTCTGGATGATTACAACGCCAGATTTTCCGTTGAACCAAAAGTAGAAAACTCTGTGTATCTCAAATTCGACAAGAGAATTGATCTGGATCTGGTCTTTGTTCTGCGCTGTGAAAGAAAGATAGGCGGCGGAAACACTATATCTTACAACAGTCGGATATATATTCCGGTTGACGGCAGTATATACATGACTCCAGGAAGCACCGTTGAAGTTAGACAGACCGTTAAAGGAGAGATATACATCATGCGTAACGACAGGGCTATATTGATGAAACAGGTGGAGATGCCGAAAAAAGCGACCCATAGTGATTCAAAGAAAAAAGCAGGTGTTGTGTCACCACACAAACCTGCTTCAGACCACCCCTGGCGGGGCAGATCTACAAATGTGGCTACCAAGGATGATACCATAATTCAAAGGAATAGTGACATTTTCTTTGACCATTTGGGGTGA
- the kdsB gene encoding 3-deoxy-manno-octulosonate cytidylyltransferase produces the protein MKTLAVIPARYSSTRLPGKPMIEIAGVPLVIRVLDNVSACASVDRVIVATDDERIAELVSRHGGEAVMTPPELPSGGDRVAYVSRIVPSDYVLNVQVDDPLVGADMIDPLVAALDGDSSVMLALLTKRIDDMDEVRANNIVKAVFDGDGRALYFSRSPIPYPRSEGGVWYKHIGPYGWRRDFLLEFAASEQTPLEKTESLEMLRVIELGHTIKCVTAARDTIEIDTPEDLLKIEKYFSGL, from the coding sequence ATGAAGACCCTTGCAGTGATTCCAGCCAGATATTCCAGTACCAGGCTTCCCGGCAAGCCGATGATTGAGATTGCCGGCGTTCCTCTTGTTATCCGCGTACTTGATAATGTTTCTGCCTGCGCCTCTGTGGACAGAGTCATCGTAGCCACCGACGACGAACGCATCGCCGAGCTTGTTTCGCGCCATGGCGGAGAGGCGGTAATGACGCCGCCGGAGCTCCCGAGCGGCGGAGACCGCGTCGCCTATGTCTCGCGCATTGTTCCCTCGGATTATGTACTCAACGTTCAGGTGGACGACCCGCTCGTGGGCGCGGATATGATAGATCCGCTTGTCGCCGCGCTTGACGGCGATTCTTCCGTGATGCTCGCGCTGCTGACGAAGCGGATCGACGATATGGATGAAGTTCGCGCCAACAACATTGTGAAGGCCGTCTTTGACGGCGATGGGCGCGCGCTTTACTTCAGCCGTTCGCCGATACCCTATCCGCGCAGCGAGGGCGGCGTTTGGTATAAGCACATCGGGCCATACGGATGGCGGCGCGATTTTCTTCTTGAATTCGCGGCTTCGGAGCAGACTCCGCTTGAAAAGACGGAGAGTCTTGAGATGCTCCGCGTTATTGAGCTCGGTCATACGATAAAGTGTGTGACGGCAGCCCGCGACACGATCGAAATAGACACCCCGGAAGACCTGCTGAAGATAGAAAAATATTTTTCCGGCCTGTGA
- a CDS encoding iron-containing alcohol dehydrogenase, translated as MTNIPTDIKSFTELKPWWRTPVPTEIVLSGRGVDELLSKLKERGRKPFFVVDGALKEQPRFAAIFAQRDLFVFDATSSEPRTGDVDSLRARIKAMDREPDTLVGVGGGATMDLSKAVAICLANDEPAQHYQGYGLAMNKGADIWVLPALNGTGAEITPIAVLRGPEKKLGINNPYTESAVAVIDPQLSADAPHFNRFFTMMDCYFHHYEIMMSKTSAPEAIEDAKDGLALSREVLSHDLSGYSLDLAIKSAMASVLGGSSTIGGRVGAAHAISYGLSNSAPHLPHSVAVAISMSVLEDVYPEGYGDTRRFLEINGLAMPKAADYGIGEKDAAKMTKTALGMEKLWHSCFGDGWKGIATEEYIEKIYARIIGE; from the coding sequence ATGACGAACATACCGACAGATATAAAGAGCTTTACGGAATTAAAACCCTGGTGGCGCACGCCGGTGCCGACGGAGATCGTGCTCTCCGGCCGCGGCGTGGACGAATTATTGTCAAAATTGAAAGAGCGGGGCAGAAAGCCCTTCTTCGTCGTGGACGGCGCGCTGAAGGAACAGCCGCGCTTTGCCGCGATATTTGCGCAGAGAGACCTTTTCGTATTTGACGCGACATCTTCCGAGCCGCGCACCGGCGATGTCGATTCGCTGCGGGCGAGGATAAAGGCGATGGATCGTGAACCGGATACTCTGGTCGGCGTCGGCGGCGGCGCGACGATGGACCTTTCAAAGGCGGTCGCCATCTGTCTCGCGAACGACGAGCCGGCGCAGCATTATCAGGGTTACGGCCTTGCGATGAACAAGGGGGCCGATATATGGGTGCTTCCCGCGCTCAACGGCACAGGGGCGGAGATCACGCCGATCGCGGTGCTGCGCGGGCCGGAGAAGAAGCTCGGCATCAACAACCCCTACACGGAATCGGCGGTCGCGGTGATAGATCCGCAGCTCTCGGCGGACGCGCCGCATTTTAATCGCTTTTTCACGATGATGGACTGTTATTTCCATCATTATGAGATAATGATGAGCAAGACGAGCGCGCCGGAGGCTATCGAGGACGCGAAGGACGGCCTCGCGCTTTCGCGTGAGGTGCTCTCGCACGACCTCTCTGGGTACAGCCTTGATCTCGCGATAAAGTCGGCGATGGCTTCGGTGCTTGGCGGCAGCAGTACTATCGGCGGGCGCGTCGGCGCGGCGCACGCGATATCATACGGGCTCAGCAACAGCGCGCCGCATCTGCCGCACAGCGTGGCCGTGGCGATATCGATGAGCGTCCTTGAGGATGTCTACCCCGAGGGATACGGCGATACCCGCCGTTTTCTGGAGATAAACGGCCTCGCGATGCCGAAGGCCGCGGATTACGGCATCGGCGAAAAGGACGCTGCTAAGATGACGAAAACGGCGCTCGGCATGGAAAAGCTGTGGCACAGCTGTTTTGGAGATGGCTGGAAGGGTATCGCGACAGAGGAATATATAGAAAAAATCTACGCAAGGATAATAGGGGAGTGA
- a CDS encoding DegT/DnrJ/EryC1/StrS family aminotransferase, whose translation MAGAEIFNSDEIRAVADVIERKMIHRYGSHDSRGGIYRAEDFEEKAKRLTGSKYALALSSGTAALITALKGICIKPGDEVITSPFTFIATVEAIVACDAVPVFGELDETLSLDAASAEKLVTPRTKAIMPVHMFGVAADMDKFAALGEKYGIPIVEDACEVVGGTYRGRALGSLGTCGTWSFDPNKTLTVGEGGMVFTDDHDIWYRMDCYHDHGHIHSKEHDRGAEGKFGLGVNYRISEVQGALGVVALEKMPQALAALRAAKKKIIDAGIAAGLTPRPMHDAEGDTATHVIFMLPTAEAAKRFQAAAKEAGAGCAIIADNTWHYAKHWKALEEMGGREYFGSRTPSYAPETMAQPESLLSRAVMFGLNIRMSDEAVERIERAVRAAAKAAL comes from the coding sequence ATGGCAGGCGCGGAAATTTTTAACAGCGACGAGATACGGGCGGTCGCGGATGTCATCGAGCGTAAAATGATACACCGTTACGGTTCGCACGATTCGCGCGGTGGTATTTACAGGGCGGAAGACTTTGAGGAAAAGGCAAAACGGCTGACCGGATCGAAGTACGCGCTTGCGCTCTCCAGCGGAACGGCGGCGCTGATCACGGCGCTCAAAGGTATTTGTATAAAGCCGGGAGACGAGGTCATAACTTCGCCCTTTACCTTCATCGCGACGGTAGAGGCGATCGTCGCCTGCGACGCCGTGCCGGTCTTCGGCGAGCTTGACGAGACGCTGAGCCTGGACGCGGCCTCGGCGGAAAAGCTCGTCACGCCGCGCACGAAGGCGATAATGCCGGTGCATATGTTCGGCGTCGCCGCCGATATGGACAAATTCGCCGCGCTTGGCGAAAAATACGGGATCCCCATCGTAGAGGATGCCTGCGAGGTCGTCGGCGGCACCTACAGGGGGCGCGCGCTCGGCAGCCTCGGCACCTGCGGCACCTGGAGCTTTGACCCGAATAAGACGCTGACCGTGGGCGAGGGCGGCATGGTCTTCACCGACGATCACGATATCTGGTACCGAATGGACTGTTATCACGACCACGGCCATATCCACAGCAAGGAACACGACCGCGGCGCGGAGGGAAAATTCGGCCTTGGCGTTAACTATCGTATAAGCGAGGTGCAGGGGGCGCTCGGCGTGGTCGCTCTGGAGAAGATGCCGCAGGCGCTCGCGGCCCTGCGCGCGGCCAAGAAAAAGATCATTGACGCCGGGATCGCCGCGGGGCTGACTCCGCGGCCGATGCACGACGCGGAGGGCGACACCGCTACGCATGTGATTTTCATGCTGCCCACGGCGGAAGCGGCGAAGAGATTCCAGGCCGCCGCGAAAGAGGCCGGCGCTGGCTGCGCGATAATCGCCGACAATACATGGCATTACGCGAAGCACTGGAAGGCTCTCGAGGAGATGGGCGGCAGGGAATATTTCGGCAGCCGGACCCCATCATACGCGCCTGAGACGATGGCACAGCCGGAGTCGCTTCTCTCGCGCGCCGTTATGTTCGGCCTCAACATCAGGATGAGCGACGAAGCGGTGGAACGGATCGAGCGGGCTGTAAGGGCGGCCGCGAAAGCCGCGCTTTAA
- a CDS encoding M20 family metallo-hydrolase has translation MNKELLAKIESLETRMVETLGEMVSYPAISPLDGGEGEFHKAQYLLKKIKELGFEDVKVYASTDPEAAGGERPNIVIRFPGKTKRRLWIVAHTDVVPEGERSLWETDPFTAVVKDGRIYGRGVNDNGQEVVASLYALYAVKELDLTPEYEVCLAFVADEEVGSTHGIKYLIKKGLFDKDDLVVVPDMGTEEADFVEIAEKSICWMEFTVEGKQVHASLPNLGINACRAANGFSVSLDEALHAAFPETDELFDPAGSTFEPTRRRANVANINTVPGVESLCFDCRVLPTAPLEDVRKVVEAEIKKAQEKYGVKITYRFPQYEEAPEPTRADAPVVTELLAAVKEVFPKVTPKVGGVGGGTCGAYFRREGIPAVVWGQESDCAHMPNEYTKIEHLLNEAKVFALMMLGR, from the coding sequence GTGAATAAAGAGCTTCTGGCAAAGATCGAATCACTTGAGACGCGGATGGTGGAGACTCTCGGAGAGATGGTCTCATATCCGGCGATCAGCCCGCTGGACGGCGGAGAGGGAGAGTTTCACAAGGCGCAGTACCTTCTGAAAAAGATAAAAGAGCTTGGCTTTGAGGATGTGAAGGTCTATGCCTCGACCGATCCGGAGGCTGCCGGCGGCGAGCGTCCGAATATCGTCATCCGCTTTCCCGGTAAGACCAAACGCCGCCTCTGGATAGTGGCGCACACCGACGTCGTCCCCGAGGGAGAGCGCTCCCTGTGGGAGACGGACCCCTTCACGGCTGTAGTCAAGGACGGGCGTATCTATGGACGCGGCGTAAACGACAACGGCCAGGAGGTCGTCGCCTCGCTCTATGCCCTTTACGCGGTCAAGGAGCTTGATCTTACGCCGGAATATGAGGTCTGCCTCGCCTTCGTCGCCGACGAAGAGGTGGGCAGCACGCACGGGATAAAGTATCTTATCAAGAAGGGGCTTTTTGATAAAGACGACCTGGTCGTCGTCCCCGACATGGGAACGGAAGAGGCCGACTTTGTGGAGATCGCCGAGAAGAGCATCTGCTGGATGGAATTCACGGTGGAGGGAAAACAGGTGCACGCGAGCCTGCCGAACCTGGGGATCAACGCCTGCCGCGCGGCGAACGGATTCTCCGTCTCGCTGGACGAGGCGCTGCACGCGGCTTTCCCGGAGACCGACGAACTTTTTGACCCCGCGGGATCGACCTTTGAGCCGACAAGACGCCGCGCGAATGTGGCGAATATCAACACCGTGCCAGGAGTGGAGTCCCTCTGCTTCGACTGCCGCGTGCTGCCGACTGCGCCGCTTGAAGATGTCAGGAAGGTCGTTGAGGCGGAGATCAAAAAAGCGCAGGAGAAGTACGGCGTCAAGATAACTTACCGCTTCCCGCAGTATGAAGAGGCACCGGAGCCGACGAGGGCTGACGCTCCCGTCGTTACGGAACTGCTCGCCGCGGTGAAGGAGGTATTCCCGAAGGTCACGCCAAAGGTAGGCGGCGTCGGAGGCGGCACCTGCGGCGCCTACTTTAGAAGGGAGGGCATACCCGCCGTCGTCTGGGGGCAGGAGTCGGACTGCGCCCACATGCCAAACGAATACACGAAGATCGAACATCTGCTTAACGAAGCCAAGGTATTCGCGCTGATGATGCTCGGCCGGTAA
- a CDS encoding SH3 domain-containing protein, giving the protein MRRFIMAATILLCLTGASFASENICGTTKEMMNAEFWVNGTKTAHETILAPAEVQALTSKIREAPGTFCTDILDYPDFLSREEFARKIKSYAARPDNKRYVGAAEADGEFWRRVESNANPGAADETTLVRFGAVVNNCLVKTLPCEEPLYSEADDVLFDMNVESAVKIWEPLAVLHESADDKYYFVESPYCAGWIKKENVALTDRKTLKELAAHDFYMVTGSRVTSDVRTSAPDAGRREFFMGTRLPAADEEESIGGVSAIFGHGVLVPERGADGSLRVVTDLLPRGADLSRGCLPYTQANVLKQAFKMLGERYGWGGMYGSRDCSAFTRDIYLTFGIELPRNSLPQAKAPAGNIDVSKLTAAEKAKLLAGAPAGTLVQMPGHIMLYLGTIRGRPYIIHSAYALGPSGKKGVEGVKTLNCVAVTDMEMTRRNGTTIIDNIANINIIR; this is encoded by the coding sequence ATGAGAAGATTTATCATGGCAGCCACGATCCTGCTCTGCTTAACCGGAGCCTCATTCGCGTCGGAAAACATTTGCGGCACGACGAAAGAGATGATGAACGCGGAATTTTGGGTAAATGGGACTAAGACGGCGCACGAAACGATACTTGCGCCGGCGGAGGTTCAGGCCCTCACCTCTAAAATAAGGGAGGCTCCCGGCACGTTCTGCACCGACATCCTGGATTATCCGGACTTTCTCTCCCGCGAAGAATTCGCGCGCAAGATAAAGAGTTACGCCGCGCGCCCGGACAACAAGAGATACGTCGGAGCGGCGGAGGCGGACGGCGAGTTTTGGCGGCGCGTCGAATCCAACGCAAATCCGGGCGCGGCAGATGAAACGACGCTCGTCCGCTTCGGCGCCGTCGTAAATAATTGCCTCGTAAAGACACTGCCCTGCGAAGAGCCGCTCTACAGCGAGGCCGACGACGTATTATTCGACATGAACGTCGAAAGCGCGGTCAAGATATGGGAGCCGCTGGCGGTGCTGCACGAATCGGCGGACGACAAATACTATTTTGTCGAGAGCCCGTACTGCGCGGGTTGGATAAAGAAAGAGAACGTCGCGCTGACCGACAGGAAAACGCTGAAAGAGCTGGCCGCGCACGATTTCTACATGGTCACGGGGAGCAGGGTGACGTCGGACGTAAGGACCTCCGCGCCGGATGCCGGACGCCGCGAGTTTTTCATGGGGACCAGGCTCCCGGCCGCCGATGAAGAAGAATCTATCGGCGGCGTCTCCGCAATATTCGGACACGGAGTGCTGGTGCCGGAACGCGGCGCCGACGGCTCGCTGCGCGTCGTAACGGACCTCCTGCCGCGCGGCGCCGACCTTTCGCGCGGCTGCCTGCCCTATACGCAGGCAAATGTGCTGAAGCAGGCCTTCAAGATGCTCGGCGAACGTTACGGCTGGGGCGGCATGTACGGCTCGCGCGACTGCAGCGCCTTCACCCGCGACATTTACCTGACCTTCGGCATCGAACTGCCGCGCAACTCGCTGCCGCAGGCGAAGGCCCCCGCGGGAAACATCGACGTCTCAAAGCTGACGGCGGCGGAAAAGGCAAAGCTCCTTGCCGGCGCGCCGGCGGGGACGCTGGTGCAGATGCCCGGGCATATAATGCTCTATCTCGGCACCATAAGGGGCCGGCCCTATATAATCCATTCCGCCTACGCGCTTGGCCCGTCGGGCAAAAAAGGGGTCGAAGGCGTGAAAACGCTGAACTGCGTCGCCGTCACCGACATGGAGATGACGCGGAGAAACGGCACGACGATCATCGATAATATCGCCAACATCAACATCATAAGATAA
- a CDS encoding 50S ribosomal protein L11 methyltransferase: MQNNDNYWWYITIKSEASQEDNLFSLADISESIGTELQELPDGNSRLRMYYRSNEEISVWRTKLIEAMMEFPGVEIEDWGKIENQPWNVAAEEAFPPLPVGRGLVVLAPWHKGTEPEDRLALYINPGSAFGTGYHESTQIVLELLEKYIRPGITTADIGTGSGILTIGALKMGAGRAYARDIDPTVIEEVRKNFELNDLDLENIDLATGDLLKDFDHTADILTANILLDPLTTMVADVPAVIGKEGVAIFSGMLEKEKPVFLEALAAAKMRVIEELVRGEWWGVAAKTEA; encoded by the coding sequence ATGCAGAATAACGATAATTACTGGTGGTACATAACGATAAAATCCGAAGCCAGTCAGGAGGACAACCTCTTCTCTCTCGCGGATATCTCAGAGAGCATCGGCACGGAGCTGCAGGAGCTTCCTGACGGAAATTCGCGGCTGCGTATGTATTACAGGAGCAACGAGGAGATCTCCGTCTGGAGGACGAAGCTCATAGAGGCGATGATGGAATTTCCCGGCGTGGAGATCGAGGACTGGGGAAAGATCGAGAATCAGCCGTGGAACGTCGCGGCGGAGGAGGCATTCCCGCCGCTTCCAGTGGGGCGAGGCCTCGTCGTGCTCGCGCCGTGGCACAAGGGAACGGAGCCCGAGGACCGTCTGGCTCTCTATATCAATCCAGGCAGCGCCTTTGGCACCGGATACCACGAGAGCACGCAGATAGTCCTTGAACTGCTGGAAAAATATATCCGTCCGGGAATCACCACCGCCGACATCGGCACCGGTTCCGGCATTCTGACGATAGGCGCGCTCAAGATGGGCGCCGGGCGCGCATACGCGCGCGACATCGACCCTACGGTCATCGAAGAGGTACGGAAAAACTTTGAACTCAACGACCTTGATCTTGAAAATATAGACCTGGCGACGGGGGATCTGCTGAAGGATTTCGACCATACCGCCGACATCCTTACGGCAAACATCCTGCTCGACCCGCTTACGACAATGGTGGCGGACGTTCCGGCCGTTATCGGCAAAGAGGGAGTCGCGATATTTTCGGGAATGCTCGAAAAAGAGAAGCCGGTCTTCCTCGAGGCGCTTGCCGCGGCGAAGATGAGAGTGATCGAAGAGCTGGTACGGGGAGAATGGTGGGGTGTCGCTGCCAAGACTGAGGCTTGA
- a CDS encoding RsmE family RNA methyltransferase gives MSLPRLRLERCTFDNGLWHIDAEEAHHLVRVRRCYTGSLVEGLLDGEKIELKLECAGDSVFAREISRVKEDAGLPKVELLLGLLKNDQLDDALRFCAETGVYAVRLLICERSVPRYEGAKLADKMARWRKILDEATKQASAATPPLLREPVPFASADFGGLPPQRLAALLSPETKPLREIKIAPHTAVAIGPEGDWAPHESARLLAEGFIPVSLGRRIMRASTAVAAACAAAAILYEKAR, from the coding sequence GTGTCGCTGCCAAGACTGAGGCTTGAGCGCTGCACCTTTGATAACGGCCTGTGGCATATAGACGCGGAGGAGGCGCACCATCTCGTCCGCGTCCGCCGTTGCTATACGGGGTCGCTTGTAGAGGGACTGCTCGACGGTGAAAAGATAGAGCTGAAGCTTGAATGTGCCGGGGATTCCGTCTTTGCGCGCGAAATTTCACGCGTCAAAGAAGACGCGGGACTCCCGAAGGTGGAATTGCTGCTCGGCCTGCTGAAGAACGACCAACTGGACGACGCGCTGCGTTTCTGCGCCGAAACTGGCGTTTACGCGGTCCGCCTCCTGATCTGTGAAAGAAGCGTCCCCCGTTACGAGGGAGCCAAGCTGGCCGACAAGATGGCGCGCTGGCGCAAAATACTTGACGAAGCGACAAAACAGGCGAGCGCCGCGACGCCTCCGCTCCTGCGTGAGCCGGTCCCCTTCGCTTCGGCGGACTTTGGCGGCCTTCCCCCGCAGCGCCTCGCCGCGCTGCTCTCGCCGGAGACAAAGCCGCTGCGTGAGATAAAGATAGCGCCGCACACCGCGGTCGCCATCGGCCCCGAGGGAGACTGGGCCCCGCATGAAAGCGCCAGGCTGCTTGCGGAGGGCTTTATCCCCGTATCTCTGGGCCGCCGCATAATGCGCGCGAGCACCGCCGTCGCCGCCGCCTGCGCCGCCGCCGCTATCCTCTACGAAAAGGCCAGATAA
- a CDS encoding CidA/LrgA family protein: MKYAKQIFIIFLATMLGELFNFLLPLPVPAGVYGLFILLAALCTGLVKLHDVEDFGSFLLEAMPMMFIPAAVGLIEQFNEIRGILIPLAVIVTVSTVVVMAATGKTAELAMRTKEGRETK; this comes from the coding sequence ATGAAATACGCAAAACAGATATTCATCATTTTTCTCGCCACGATGCTTGGCGAGCTGTTCAATTTTTTGCTGCCCCTGCCGGTCCCGGCCGGAGTATACGGGCTCTTTATCCTGTTGGCCGCTCTCTGTACCGGCCTTGTGAAGCTCCACGACGTTGAGGATTTCGGCAGCTTCCTGCTGGAGGCGATGCCGATGATGTTCATCCCCGCCGCCGTCGGGCTGATCGAGCAGTTCAACGAAATACGCGGAATCCTCATACCTCTTGCCGTTATCGTTACCGTATCTACCGTTGTGGTGATGGCGGCGACGGGAAAAACGGCGGAACTCGCGATGCGGACGAAAGAGGGGCGCGAAACAAAATGA
- a CDS encoding LrgB family protein, translating to MRDFISSSAYFGLALSVGAYILGSILRRRFNYAVFNPLLLAVVLIISLLSLCGIPYKSYDHGAKYLSYFLTPATVCLALPLYRQRGLLKEYAAAILCGIAAGVAASAASIFVIARCWGLSRTVYVTLLPKSITTAIGMGVSAEAGGIVTITVVSIIATGILGNIVAEPVMKIFRITDPVAKGLAIGASAHAIGTVKALEMGEVEGAMSSLAVAVAGLATVLAVPLAAGLY from the coding sequence ATGAGAGATTTCATCTCGTCCTCGGCCTACTTTGGCCTTGCGCTCAGCGTCGGAGCTTACATTCTCGGTTCCATCCTGCGCAGGCGCTTTAACTATGCCGTCTTCAATCCGCTGCTGCTCGCCGTCGTCCTCATAATCTCGCTGCTCTCGCTCTGCGGCATCCCCTACAAAAGCTACGACCACGGCGCGAAATACCTGAGTTATTTTCTCACGCCGGCTACCGTCTGCCTCGCGCTGCCGCTATACCGTCAGCGCGGCCTGCTGAAAGAGTACGCGGCGGCCATTCTTTGCGGCATCGCGGCGGGAGTGGCGGCCAGCGCCGCGAGTATCTTCGTCATAGCCAGGTGTTGGGGGCTGAGCCGCACCGTCTACGTGACCCTGCTGCCGAAATCGATAACCACGGCGATAGGCATGGGCGTCAGCGCCGAGGCGGGCGGCATCGTCACCATCACAGTGGTTTCGATAATAGCCACGGGGATACTGGGAAACATCGTAGCCGAACCGGTGATGAAGATCTTTCGCATAACCGACCCGGTGGCGAAGGGGCTCGCGATCGGAGCCAGCGCCCATGCGATCGGCACCGTGAAGGCGCTGGAGATGGGAGAAGTCGAAGGCGCGATGAGCAGCCTCGCCGTAGCCGTAGCCGGACTCGCCACGGTACTGGCGGTCCCTCTCGCCGCCGGACTGTACTAA
- a CDS encoding branched-chain amino acid aminotransferase produces the protein MAEIRIEKTTHPKEKPDSDKLSFGKYFTDHMFVMNYEKGKGWFDPRVVPFAPFEISPAAMVLHYAPEIFEGLKAYRTPDGTVQLFRPQENIDRMNRSAERMCLPQIDPELFMEGLLTLVKTDQDWVPSGADTTLYIRPFLFATDEKLGVHAPSKCTFAIILSPVGPYFPEGVNPVKIFIEKEDVRAVRGGTGFAKCGGNYAGSLRAGERAEAKGFAQVLWLDGVEKKYVEEGGGMNIMFKIKGKVVTPALLGTVLPGITRKSVIEMLKSWGVEVEERLVTLEEILEGIKNGDVEEAWCTGTAAVISPIGEFATEDETYPIGEFKSGPLALRLYHSLTDLQFGRSEDKFGWTVRVAR, from the coding sequence ATGGCTGAGATCAGGATCGAAAAAACAACGCATCCGAAGGAAAAGCCCGACAGCGACAAGCTGTCCTTCGGAAAATACTTCACGGACCACATGTTCGTGATGAACTATGAAAAAGGCAAGGGATGGTTCGACCCGCGCGTCGTACCCTTCGCCCCATTCGAGATATCGCCCGCGGCGATGGTACTCCACTACGCGCCGGAGATATTCGAGGGGCTGAAGGCCTACAGGACCCCCGACGGCACGGTACAGCTCTTCCGTCCGCAGGAGAACATCGACCGCATGAACAGATCGGCGGAGCGCATGTGCCTGCCTCAGATAGACCCAGAACTATTCATGGAGGGGCTGCTGACGCTCGTCAAAACAGATCAGGACTGGGTGCCTTCGGGAGCGGATACGACGCTCTACATCAGGCCCTTCCTCTTCGCGACGGATGAAAAGCTGGGCGTGCACGCGCCTTCAAAATGCACCTTCGCGATCATCCTTTCCCCCGTCGGCCCCTACTTCCCCGAGGGGGTCAACCCGGTGAAGATATTCATCGAGAAAGAAGATGTGCGCGCCGTGCGCGGCGGCACCGGATTTGCGAAGTGCGGCGGCAACTACGCCGGCTCGCTGCGCGCGGGAGAGCGCGCCGAGGCCAAAGGCTTCGCGCAGGTGCTCTGGCTTGACGGCGTCGAAAAGAAGTACGTCGAAGAGGGCGGCGGCATGAACATCATGTTCAAGATAAAGGGCAAGGTGGTGACGCCGGCGCTGCTGGGGACGGTGCTCCCCGGCATCACGAGAAAGTCCGTCATCGAGATGCTGAAATCATGGGGCGTCGAGGTCGAAGAACGCCTCGTGACGCTGGAGGAGATACTTGAGGGCATCAAAAACGGCGACGTGGAAGAGGCCTGGTGCACCGGCACCGCCGCCGTCATCTCTCCCATCGGCGAATTCGCGACGGAGGACGAGACATATCCTATCGGCGAATTCAAGAGCGGCCCGCTCGCGCTCAGGCTCTATCACTCCCTGACAGACCTCCAGTTCGGCCGCAGCGAAGATAAGTTCGGCTGGACGGTGAGAGTGGCGCGGTAA